In Cutaneotrichosporon cavernicola HIS019 DNA, chromosome: 1, one DNA window encodes the following:
- a CDS encoding uncharacterized protein (Ribosomal protein L14), whose product MSSQPSTFKRFVEVGRVVLVNDGPSAGKLAVIAEIIDHNRALIDGPSTSVPRQAFPYRKLILTPYTIAKLPRGAGTGAVKKAFDKSGVAEKWAASAWAKKLAAREVRKEATDFDRFNIMLAKKQRRDAVRKAHFKERKAAA is encoded by the exons ATG TCTTCGCAGCCCTCTACCTTCAAGCGTttcgtcgaggtcggccgTGTCGTTCTTGTCAACGACGGCCCGTCCGCCGGCAAGCTCGCCGTGATCGCCGAGATCATTGACCACAACCGCGCTCTCATCGACGgcccctcgacctcggtcCCCCGCCAGGCCTTCCCCTACCGcaagctcatcctcacccCCTACACCATTGCCAAGCTCCCCCGCGGTGCCGGCACCGGTGCCGTCAAGAAGGCTTTCGACAAGTCGGGTGTCGCTGAGAAGTgggccgcctcggcctgggccaagaagctcgccgctcgcgaGGTTCGCAAG GAGGCGACCGACTTTGACCGCTTCAACATCATGCTTGCCAAGAAGCAGCGCCGGGACGCCGTCCGCAAGGCGCACTtcaaggagcgcaaggccgcTGCCTAA
- a CDS encoding uncharacterized protein (Ubiquitin-2 like Rad60 SUMO-like) — MTTQMSQTATPPATVPESTTPKIHLRVLIISGKYHIFSFDPETTVGRAKELIWSMWPSEWTEPAQPPAPSWMKVLYSGRVLADDSTLLSNNIPISSSNNNPTVVHLSVRSFSVDETEDDKKHGAIKRTTTRSSNRPAHAEEEVGGCKCVIQ; from the exons ATGACCACTCAAATGTCGCAGACAGCGACTCCACCAGCTACCGTGCCCGAGTCGACAACTCCAAAG ATCCATCTCCgcgtcctcatcatctcTGGGAAATACCACATCTTTTCGTTCGACCCGGAGACGACTGTTGGCCGCGCC AAAGAGCTCATCTGGAGCATGTGGCCTTCTG AGTGGACCGAACCCGCCCAGCCCCCAGCCCCGTCGTGGATGAAAGTCCTCTACTCTGGTCGTGTGTTGGCCGATGACTCCACGCTACTTT CCAACAACATCCCCATCTCGAGCTCCAATAACAACCCCACTGTCGTTCATCTCAGTGTACGCTCGTTCAGCGTAGACGAGACAGAAG ACGACAAGAAGCACGGCGCCATCAAGCGCACGACCACGCGCTCGTCCAACCGCCCAGCACacgcagaggaggaggtcggtGGCTGCAAGTGCGTCATTCAGTAa
- the SIR2 gene encoding uncharacterized protein (Sir2 family), with product MTPSPGAGRPVAPVARANEAATREPVHQHEHEQHGHKHVTPGDTYNVDSDEFSDSDESLAEEEYEALVQEAEGGYTDDQVAELVTQLKEDGLVNFLRGYLSEGQSLRKLLIGLGIVPPRHLREASTPDLLLLPFVKMALSRVLRRRSKLEQYNTVSDAVDLLRNAKRIMVLSGAGISTSCGIPDFRSSTGLYANLQAEGKYDLDDPQQMFDISYFRENPMVFYSFAKQIYPSNFVPSPCHRWIKLLEDRGTLLRNYTQNIDTLESQAGVTRVLQCHGSFKTASCLRCKAKLPGQAIEEYIMEQRIPYCPTCSAERDTQIAAAKANRARKPKKNTEWDDDSDSDFDPWDKGEPGIIKPDIVFFGQALESEFDECLFRDREVVDLLVIIGTSLKVAPVSEVLSHIPHSVPQIFINLTPVTHMRPDIMLLGDADSIVTYLSRELGWAIPPAAGEKPLAVTPDDATWVNGEGEWAHVHMLRSKTEAEALALSGQTIRLTVGGDSDYSDSEDGSQNQGGHGEGEGKVQEEGGDGGDMDEGADDEGDGGLRPPNMRGSSSHSDRPAKRSRMGSPASGESEEMEQAKRSRVATPAPHGSAPEVVGPSAAEAMGPSASSDA from the exons ATGACCCCATCGCCTGGCGCAGGGCGACCTGTAGCGCCTGTGGCGCGCGCTAATGAGGCGGCCACACGCGAGCCTGTGCATCAGCATGAGCATGAACAACACGGACACAAACACGTGACTCCAGGCGACACGTATAATGTCGACAGTGACGAGTTTTCAGATTCTGACGAGTCGCTCGCAGAGGAAGAATACGAGGCCCTTGTGCAGGAAG CCGAGGGTGGATATACAGATGACCAAGTTGCCGAGCTGGTGACACAGTTGAAGGAAGATGGATTGGTCAACTTCCTTCGCGGGTATCTGTCCGAAGGCCAGAGTCTGCGCAAGTTGCTCATCGGGCTTGGTATTGTTCCT CCACGTCACCTCCGCGAAGCCTCTACacccgacctcctcctcctcccctttGTCAAGATGGCTTTGTCGCGGGTATTGCGCCGGCGCTCAAAGTTGGAACAATACAACACCGTCTcggacgccgtcgacctccttcgCAATGCGAAACGGATAATGGTCCTCTCCGGCGCCGGCATCTCTACATCCTGCGGTATCCCAGACTTTCGTTCCTCTACAGGCCTCTACGCAAATCTCCAAGCCGAGGGCAAgtacgacctcgacgacccaCAGCAGATGTTTGACATCTCCTACTTCCGCGAAAATCCAATGGTATTCTACTCGTTCGCCAAACAGATCTATCCCAGCAACTTTGTCCCGTCGCCTTGTCATCGATGGATCAAACTTCTCGAAGATCGGGGAACGCTACTGCGGAATTACACTCAGAATATCGATACACTCGAGAGCCAGGCTGGGGTTACGCGGGTACTCCAATGTCATGGATCGTTTAAGACAGCGTCATGTCTCCGCTGCAAAGCCAAGTTACCAGGCCAAGCTATCGAGGAGTATATTATGGAACAGCGGATCCCATATTGTCCCACCTGCAGTGCTGAGCGCGACACCCAGATTGCcgctgccaaggccaacCGCGCCAGgaagccgaagaagaaTACGGAATGGGACGATGACAGCGATTCGGACTTTGATCCGTGGGATAAAGGCGAGCCGGGCATCATCAAGCCCGACATTGTCTTTTTCGGGCAGGCCCTCGAGTCGGAGTTTGACGAATGCCTGTTCCGCGATAGGGAGGTGgtcgatctcctcgtcatcattGGGACCAGTCTCAAGGTCGCACCTGTGAGCGAGGTGTTGT cacACATCCCACACTCCGTCCCTCAGATCTTCATCAACCTCACTCCTGTCACGCATATGCGTCCCGACATCATgcttctcggcgacgcAGACAGTATCGTGACCTATCTGAGCCGCGAGTTGGGATGGGCAATCCCGCCGGCCGCGGGGGAAAAACCGCTGGCTGTGACacccgacgacgcgacgtgGGTCaatggcgagggcgagtgggcgcACGTCCACATGCTGCGGTCCAAGACGGAGGCTGAAGCGTTGGCGCTGAGCGGGCAGACGATCCGCTTGACTGTGGGTGGTGATTCCGATTATTCGGATTCCGAGGATGGGAGCCAGAACCAAGGGGGACAcggggaaggggaagggaaggtgcaagaggaagggggagatggaggggacatggacgagggcgcagatgacgagggagatgggggGTTGCGCCCGCCCAATATGCGTGGGTCATCGTCGCATTCCGACCGCCCGGCTAAGCGGTCGCGCATGGGTAGCCCTGCATCTGGGGAGAGTGAAGAAATGGAGCAGGCCAAGCGCTCGCGTGTGGCAACCCCGGCTCCCCACGGGTCCGCGCCCGAGGTTGTGGGTCcttccgccgccgaggccatggGTCCCTCCGCGTCCAGCGATGCGTGA